The following proteins come from a genomic window of Synechococcus sp. BIOS-E4-1:
- the ilvB gene encoding biosynthetic-type acetolactate synthase large subunit yields MTLISAPTADTASSRDGSRRMSGAQALMDALRRHGVDTIFGYPGGAILPIYDALHIAESEGWLRHFLVRHEQGGTHAADAYARATGRVGVCFGTSGPGATNLVTGIATAQMDSVPMVVITGQVPRTAIGTDAFQETDIFGITLPIVKHSWVVRNPADLASVVAQAFHIAASGRPGPVLIDIPKDVGQEEFDYIPVEPGSVVPAGFGSTPPPDPQSIEAALDLISEAQRPLLYVGGGAIASSAHDSVAVLAERYQIPVTTTLMGKGAFDENHPLALGMLGMHGTAYANFAVTDCDLLIAVGARFDDRVTGKLDTFAPSARVIHFEIDPAEIGKNRRPDVAVLGDVGTSLAALVDLSLRRSPEPQTSVWLERIRDWKERYPLSIPPQEGPIYPQEVLMAVRDLAPGAIVTTDVGQHQMWAAQYLRNGPRGWISSAGLGTMGFGMPAALGAQVACPDRQVVCIAGDASVLMNIQELGTLAQYRLPVKVVIVNNHWQGMVRQWQESFYSERYSASDMLGGMPDFEALAKAFGLEGMKIVERADLHNSLAEAFASPNPILVDVHVRRGENCYPMVPPGCSNAQMVGLPSHPELAFQDSGSSSSNPGGQ; encoded by the coding sequence GTGACGCTGATCTCCGCTCCCACGGCCGACACAGCGTCCAGCCGAGATGGAAGCCGCCGGATGAGCGGAGCTCAGGCCTTGATGGATGCGCTGCGTCGTCACGGAGTGGACACGATCTTTGGCTATCCGGGCGGCGCCATTCTTCCGATCTATGACGCCCTGCACATTGCGGAGAGCGAGGGTTGGTTGCGCCACTTCCTCGTTCGTCATGAACAAGGCGGAACCCACGCAGCCGATGCCTATGCCCGAGCCACCGGCCGTGTGGGGGTGTGCTTCGGCACGTCCGGCCCTGGAGCCACCAACCTCGTCACGGGTATTGCGACCGCCCAGATGGATTCCGTGCCGATGGTGGTCATCACCGGCCAGGTTCCGAGGACGGCGATTGGGACCGATGCCTTCCAGGAGACCGACATCTTCGGCATCACCTTGCCGATCGTGAAACATTCATGGGTTGTGCGAAACCCAGCAGATCTCGCCTCAGTGGTTGCGCAGGCTTTTCACATCGCTGCCTCAGGTCGCCCCGGTCCCGTTCTGATTGACATCCCCAAGGATGTTGGCCAGGAGGAGTTTGATTACATCCCGGTTGAGCCGGGATCCGTTGTCCCTGCAGGGTTCGGCTCCACTCCTCCGCCTGATCCCCAGTCGATTGAGGCAGCGCTTGATCTGATCTCCGAAGCCCAGCGCCCTCTTCTGTACGTGGGGGGCGGTGCGATCGCATCATCCGCTCACGACAGCGTCGCCGTGCTCGCTGAGCGTTATCAGATCCCTGTCACCACAACGCTGATGGGGAAGGGCGCCTTTGATGAGAACCATCCACTGGCGCTGGGCATGCTGGGCATGCATGGCACCGCCTACGCCAACTTTGCAGTGACCGATTGTGATCTGCTGATTGCAGTCGGGGCTCGATTTGATGATCGGGTGACCGGCAAGCTCGATACCTTTGCCCCGAGTGCACGGGTGATTCATTTCGAGATCGATCCGGCTGAGATCGGCAAGAACAGGCGCCCTGATGTCGCCGTTCTTGGTGATGTCGGCACCAGCCTTGCCGCGCTGGTGGATCTGAGCCTGCGCCGTTCTCCCGAGCCGCAGACCAGCGTTTGGTTGGAGAGGATTCGCGACTGGAAAGAGCGTTATCCCCTTTCCATTCCGCCTCAGGAAGGGCCCATTTATCCTCAGGAAGTTCTGATGGCTGTCCGTGACCTGGCCCCTGGAGCCATCGTCACGACAGATGTGGGACAGCATCAGATGTGGGCTGCTCAGTATCTGCGCAATGGCCCACGTGGCTGGATCAGCAGCGCCGGACTGGGGACGATGGGTTTTGGGATGCCTGCCGCCCTGGGTGCCCAGGTCGCCTGTCCTGATCGTCAGGTGGTGTGCATCGCAGGTGACGCCAGTGTGCTGATGAATATCCAGGAGCTGGGCACCCTCGCTCAATACAGGCTCCCAGTGAAGGTGGTGATTGTGAACAATCACTGGCAGGGCATGGTTCGTCAATGGCAGGAGAGTTTTTACTCAGAGCGTTATTCCGCCTCTGACATGCTTGGTGGCATGCCGGATTTCGAAGCGCTGGCCAAGGCCTTTGGCCTGGAAGGCATGAAGATTGTTGAGCGCGCCGATCTTCACAACAGTCTGGCGGAAGCCTTTGCCTCACCGAATCCAATCCTGGTGGATGTGCATGTTCGCCGTGGTGAGAATTGCTATCCGATGGTTCCCCC
- the hemH gene encoding ferrochelatase: MARVGVVLLNLGGPERIQDVGPFLFNLFADPEIIRLPIPALQKPLAWLISTLRSGKSQSAYRSIGGGSPLRRITEQQARELQSLLRQRGIEATSYVAMRYWHPFTESAVADIKADGMDQVVVLPLYPHFSISTSGSSFRELQRLRQGDGVFEKLPIRCIRSWFDHPSYVTAMAELIAEEVRNSDDPHQAHVFFSAHGVPKSYVEEAGDPYQQEIEACTALIMKKLQELLGHDNPHTLAYQSRVGPVEWLKPYTEEALEELGKAKTNDLVVVPISFVSEHIETLEEIDIEYRELATESGVVNFRRVRALDTYPPFIEGLADLVVTSLEGPEVSLDAAAELPTKVKLYPQEKWEWGWNNSSEVWNGRLAMLGFSAFLLEIISGQGPLHALGLL; the protein is encoded by the coding sequence ATGGCTCGGGTCGGTGTCGTACTGCTCAATCTGGGTGGCCCTGAGCGGATTCAGGACGTAGGTCCTTTCCTTTTCAATCTCTTCGCTGACCCGGAGATCATCCGGCTGCCGATTCCCGCTCTGCAGAAACCTTTGGCCTGGCTGATCAGCACCTTGCGCAGCGGCAAGTCACAGAGCGCCTACCGCTCCATCGGTGGAGGCTCTCCACTGCGGCGGATTACCGAGCAGCAGGCCAGAGAGTTGCAGAGCCTGCTGCGTCAACGGGGTATCGAGGCCACCAGCTACGTGGCCATGCGCTACTGGCATCCCTTCACGGAGTCCGCCGTTGCAGACATCAAGGCTGACGGCATGGATCAGGTGGTTGTGCTGCCGCTCTACCCGCACTTCTCCATCAGCACCAGTGGGTCGAGTTTCCGTGAGCTGCAGCGGCTGCGTCAGGGAGACGGTGTCTTCGAGAAACTGCCGATCCGCTGCATCCGCAGCTGGTTTGATCACCCTAGCTACGTCACAGCGATGGCTGAGCTGATCGCTGAGGAAGTTCGTAACAGTGATGACCCTCACCAGGCTCATGTGTTCTTCAGCGCCCACGGTGTCCCGAAGAGTTACGTCGAAGAAGCCGGTGATCCTTATCAACAGGAAATCGAGGCTTGCACCGCTCTGATCATGAAGAAGCTTCAAGAGCTTCTGGGCCATGACAATCCCCATACCCTCGCTTATCAAAGCCGAGTGGGTCCTGTTGAGTGGCTGAAGCCCTACACCGAAGAGGCTCTGGAAGAGCTGGGCAAAGCCAAGACCAATGATCTGGTTGTGGTGCCGATCAGTTTTGTCAGTGAGCACATCGAAACGCTTGAGGAAATTGACATCGAGTACCGAGAACTCGCCACCGAGTCAGGTGTGGTGAATTTCCGGCGCGTTCGGGCCCTCGACACCTACCCCCCCTTCATCGAGGGACTGGCTGATCTTGTGGTGACCAGCCTTGAAGGGCCTGAAGTCAGCCTTGATGCGGCAGCTGAACTGCCAACCAAGGTGAAGCTCTACCCCCAGGAGAAATGGGAGTGGGGTTGGAACAACAGTTCCGAAGTCTGGAACGGGCGACTGGCCATGCTGGGCTTCTCCGCGTTTCTTCTCGAAATCATCAGTGGCCAGGGTCCACTGCATGCACTGGGACTGCTCTGA
- a CDS encoding site-specific integrase, whose product MTRSEPLEEIRRNSNAALASIGIGLRIECRGRRLNLRGLLPGRQQPGQRSVQRLSLGLENDRDGLREAEQIARVIDAQLKRDQFRWEQWIEAPAQKTTTSGSSGRARALLDQQLMGFEQAFFADPRRRRSPSGSRTTWTGAYNPYLRRLRTLAGQDKGPIAAELLLQTLHSYPDGSRSRQQCSTALGGLARHLELELPEHWRAEAAGYGLHRARFRQLPSDQQILESILQIPNPRWRLAYGLMATYGLRNHEVFFSDLSALCAEGDRVIRVLPTTKTGEHQVWPFSPEWVERFDLLKLGREPHALPMINTDLSRTTLQQVGRRVTEQFRRYDLPLTPYDLRHAWAVRTIHIGLPDTVSARMMGHSVAIHTRTYHHWITRRDQQQAVDAALARQHAS is encoded by the coding sequence ATGACTCGTAGCGAGCCGCTTGAAGAGATCAGGCGAAATTCGAATGCAGCGCTGGCCTCGATCGGCATCGGCCTACGTATCGAATGTCGCGGTCGTCGGTTAAACCTGCGTGGCTTGTTGCCTGGGCGTCAGCAACCAGGCCAGCGATCAGTGCAACGTCTCAGCCTTGGCCTTGAGAATGACAGGGATGGCCTGCGCGAAGCCGAGCAGATCGCACGGGTCATCGATGCTCAGCTCAAACGCGACCAGTTTCGATGGGAGCAATGGATCGAGGCACCAGCGCAGAAGACGACCACATCCGGCTCATCGGGTCGAGCACGGGCTCTACTGGACCAACAACTCATGGGCTTCGAGCAAGCCTTTTTTGCCGATCCACGGCGTCGCCGATCCCCTTCCGGCAGTCGAACCACATGGACAGGGGCCTACAACCCCTACCTACGTCGACTGCGCACACTTGCCGGCCAGGACAAGGGCCCAATCGCTGCAGAACTGCTGCTTCAGACCCTGCACAGCTACCCCGATGGAAGCCGCAGTCGCCAGCAATGCAGCACCGCCCTGGGCGGCCTGGCCAGGCATCTGGAACTGGAACTGCCTGAGCACTGGCGAGCAGAGGCAGCGGGCTATGGCTTACATCGAGCGAGGTTCCGCCAGCTCCCCAGCGACCAACAGATTCTCGAGAGCATTCTGCAGATTCCCAATCCACGCTGGCGACTGGCCTATGGCCTGATGGCCACCTATGGCCTTCGCAACCATGAAGTGTTCTTCAGCGACCTCTCCGCTCTGTGCGCTGAAGGAGATCGTGTGATCCGGGTACTGCCCACCACCAAAACGGGTGAACATCAGGTGTGGCCTTTCAGTCCGGAATGGGTCGAGCGGTTTGACCTGTTGAAACTTGGGCGAGAGCCGCATGCTCTGCCGATGATCAACACCGATCTGAGCAGAACCACCCTGCAGCAGGTGGGACGACGCGTCACCGAGCAGTTTCGCCGCTACGACCTTCCGCTCACCCCTTATGACCTTCGTCATGCCTGGGCGGTGAGAACCATCCACATCGGTCTGCCTGACACGGTTTCTGCAAGAATGATGGGTCACTCCGTGGCGATTCACACCCGCACTTATCACCACTGGATTACCCGACGCGATCAACAGCAAGCGGTGGATGCGGCCCTGGCCCGACAACATGCGTCGTGA
- a CDS encoding class I SAM-dependent methyltransferase, giving the protein MTSFLRPLAYRYRWIYDTVTAISSLSVGGVEKLRSLGLEALQPRIEPGAAVLDLCCGSGEAAAPWLAAGFRVSGLDLSPLALALAARRHPGLKRVEGLAEEPPLQDESFLAIQLSVALHEFPRRERELVLRQSLRLLKPGGWLVIVDLHPAGPWLRLPQQLFCALFETDTAMSMLEDDLPSQLQQLGFTAVKQELLAGQALQRITAARPSLDATSL; this is encoded by the coding sequence ATGACCTCGTTTCTGCGGCCCCTGGCCTACCGCTACCGCTGGATTTACGACACGGTCACGGCGATCTCATCGCTGAGCGTGGGTGGAGTAGAGAAACTCCGCAGCCTGGGGCTGGAAGCCCTGCAACCCAGGATTGAGCCCGGTGCAGCTGTGCTGGATCTCTGCTGCGGCAGCGGCGAAGCTGCAGCACCCTGGCTGGCCGCGGGCTTCCGTGTCTCAGGGCTTGATCTCTCTCCGCTCGCCCTGGCGCTGGCCGCCCGAAGACACCCAGGCCTCAAACGGGTGGAGGGATTAGCGGAGGAACCACCGCTACAGGACGAAAGCTTTCTTGCCATTCAGCTGAGTGTGGCGCTGCATGAATTTCCTCGCCGCGAGCGAGAGCTGGTGCTGCGTCAGAGTTTGCGCCTGCTGAAACCGGGTGGCTGGTTGGTGATTGTGGACCTGCACCCCGCCGGACCTTGGCTGCGACTGCCGCAACAACTGTTCTGCGCCTTGTTTGAAACCGATACGGCCATGTCCATGCTGGAGGACGACCTGCCCTCTCAGCTGCAGCAACTCGGTTTCACGGCGGTGAAGCAGGAGTTGCTGGCAGGGCAGGCCCTGCAACGGATCACCGCTGCTCGCCCCAGCCTCGACGCAACTTCTTTATGA
- the cobO gene encoding cob(I)yrinic acid a,c-diamide adenosyltransferase: MSNNNLDQTAAELGMGGNLAPERDDAGYRKRMERRQQVQRQRVEERNKEKGLILVFTGHGKGKTTAGLGLVLRTLGHGERVAVVQFIKGGWEPGEARALKAFGDQICWHALGEGFTWETQDRKRDQQLVTEAWQTALGHLRDEQIKLVLLDELNVAMKLGYIDPETVIAGLRERPELGHVAVTGRGAPAALIEAADLVTEMTLSKHPFREQGVKAQAGIEY, translated from the coding sequence ATGAGCAACAACAATCTCGATCAGACGGCCGCTGAACTGGGAATGGGTGGCAACCTTGCACCGGAGCGGGACGATGCCGGTTACCGAAAGCGCATGGAACGACGCCAGCAGGTGCAACGCCAGCGGGTCGAGGAGCGCAACAAGGAAAAGGGACTGATCCTGGTGTTCACCGGACACGGCAAAGGCAAGACCACGGCAGGCCTAGGACTGGTGCTTCGCACCCTCGGCCACGGTGAACGGGTGGCTGTTGTGCAATTCATCAAAGGTGGTTGGGAGCCGGGTGAAGCCAGAGCGTTAAAGGCCTTCGGCGACCAGATCTGCTGGCACGCCCTGGGGGAGGGATTCACGTGGGAAACCCAGGACCGCAAACGTGATCAGCAACTGGTCACAGAGGCCTGGCAAACCGCTCTAGGCCATCTGCGTGACGAACAGATCAAGCTGGTTCTGCTCGATGAACTCAACGTGGCGATGAAACTGGGCTACATCGATCCGGAAACGGTGATCGCTGGTCTCAGAGAGCGGCCTGAACTTGGCCATGTGGCCGTCACCGGTCGAGGAGCACCGGCAGCATTGATCGAAGCGGCTGATTTGGTCACGGAAATGACCCTGAGCAAACACCCGTTCAGAGAGCAGGGTGTCAAGGCTCAGGCAGGCATCGAATACTGA
- the pyrH gene encoding UMP kinase, with protein sequence MAYARALLKLSGEALMGDQGYGIDPAIVQSIAEDVAKVIEGGTQLAIVVGGGNIFRGLKGSAAGMDRATADYVGMLATVMNAITLQDGLERAGVPTRVQTAIGMQEVAEPYIRRKAIRHLEKGRVVVFGAGCGNPFFTTDTTAALRAAEINADVVFKATKVDGVYDKDPAVHADAVKQEHLTYQQVLSGELAVMDSTAIALCKDNNIPIVVFNLFEPGNIGKAVAGEPIGSRINN encoded by the coding sequence ATGGCCTACGCGCGTGCACTCCTGAAACTCAGTGGAGAGGCACTGATGGGAGATCAGGGCTATGGAATCGATCCCGCCATCGTGCAGTCCATCGCTGAAGACGTCGCCAAAGTGATTGAGGGCGGCACACAGCTGGCAATTGTTGTGGGCGGCGGGAACATCTTTCGAGGCCTGAAAGGATCAGCCGCTGGAATGGATCGAGCCACCGCCGACTACGTCGGCATGCTGGCCACTGTGATGAATGCGATCACACTCCAGGACGGACTGGAAAGAGCAGGTGTACCAACCCGAGTACAAACCGCCATCGGCATGCAGGAAGTGGCCGAGCCCTACATCCGCCGCAAAGCCATCCGCCATCTCGAAAAAGGCCGTGTCGTGGTCTTCGGAGCCGGTTGCGGTAACCCCTTCTTCACCACCGACACCACGGCAGCCCTACGGGCCGCCGAAATCAATGCGGATGTGGTGTTCAAGGCCACCAAGGTGGATGGGGTCTACGACAAGGATCCCGCCGTGCACGCCGATGCCGTGAAGCAGGAACACCTCACCTACCAACAGGTTCTGAGCGGTGAACTGGCCGTGATGGACAGCACGGCCATCGCCCTTTGCAAAGACAACAACATTCCGATTGTTGTTTTCAATCTGTTCGAACCTGGCAACATCGGCAAAGCCGTGGCTGGAGAGCCGATCGGTTCCCGGATCAACAACTGA